The DNA window GTCTGTGAAGCAGCTATGAAAGCATCTGATGCATGTGTATAAATCTCAGTCACTTCATGTGTCCCATGAGACAATGGCTCTTCTGTTGGAAATGCATTGCTAAATCTAAATGATGCTGTCAGTCCCATTGGTGTTgataaaaacaatgaaagaatAATTGCTGGAGTGTGACTTGTCCTAGATAATCCAAATTGTATGAAATTGTCAAATAGGGATAGGCTGATGTCCGGGATGGTATACATTGGTAAGGACAGAATATTTTCAGTGCAGTACAATTGGACTGTTGGAGTTGCATCAGGGAGCAATCCAAGCTTGTAGGCAGAAGCACTGCTTATAGCTGTAGCATCAAATGTTGACATAATATAAGTCAAGCTGAAATCAATGTTCCACCTGGATACTTCAATCTGCTGTGTAGTAAATGGTGATGACATAAATGCCCCTGAGGCATATTTATAGTTGTTGAATGCATCTGAAGTCTTATGGCTACCATGCAACAAGAGCACAGACATGGCAGTACTGACAAATGGAAATCCAGGTGATGCCCTCAGATCCATCAGTGCTGACATAAATGGTAGAGAATACTTTGTTATGGAAGTAGTACTTTGCGATGGTAATACAGGCAATGTTAGTCTGTAAGGGCCACTATAAACTATATGTGTTGTTTCTCCTGCTGGAGATGGTCTTGTGGAAGGAATTGCTTCTTGTGAGCTGCCCATTGGCAGCTGGGTTTTTCTTGTAGGAATGGAAACAACTAAATTGTATAGCATGGAATTGTGCTTTTGCTCAGACATCTTGGGCGTGGAGTATACAGCTTGTGGCACTTGAAATTGTTGGTGTTCTGAGATTGTCGGTGTTTTGGAAACAACCTTATCCATAAATTCTATTGTTGTTGACACCAAAGAAGGTGAAAGTTCAGAAGAGAGAAACTGAAAAACATTGGATGCTGGTGATTTGGTCTGAATATGCAGTGATGCCTGTGTGTCCATGGTCTgtaaattcatttcatttattacaGAATGTAAAAAGATATCCGTGTAAGTGGGGGTAGCTATCTTAGTAGCCTCATACAGAGGTGATGAATTTTCACTAGGATTTGTAAAATACTGTGTTTCCAGCACAGTACCTGACAAGTATGTGAACTCCTCCATCTTGGTTGGTCTCAGGACAGGTCTTGGAGTGGCCATTAAGTGTCTCCTGTGATGctttccaaaatgttttttttcattcccttctttctTAAGTACTCTCCAGCCAACAATTTCATATCCTAGCAACTGTGAGAGGTTGTTTGACTCAACATTATGTCGTAGGACCTGTACTAATTCATAGAACATGGTGAACACCCCAACCCCAACAGGCCAGTAGAGTCCAATGTAATGTTTTTTTGTAGTGTCACTATATCTAAGGTCTTCAGCTAATATTGTTAGATTCCATAACCGTTTGTGGACTGGAGCAAGAGTGAGTAAGAAAGGATCCAAATGAAGATATTCTGCCAT is part of the Pogona vitticeps strain Pit_001003342236 chromosome 5, PviZW2.1, whole genome shotgun sequence genome and encodes:
- the LOC144589493 gene encoding uncharacterized protein LOC144589493, which codes for MYLLICFGLFSTCSGAPCRRDLSVTLAEIILETASSLETQERLYLICTMAEYLHLDPFLLTLAPVHKRLWNLTILAEDLRYSDTTKKHYIGLYWPVGVGVFTMFYELVQVLRHNVESNNLSQLLGYEIVGWRVLKKEGNEKKHFGKHHRRHLMATPRPVLRPTKMEEFTYLSGTVLETQYFTNPSENSSPLYEATKIATPTYTDIFLHSVINEMNLQTMDTQASLHIQTKSPASNVFQFLSSELSPSLVSTTIEFMDKVVSKTPTISEHQQFQVPQAVYSTPKMSEQKHNSMLYNLVVSIPTRKTQLPMGSSQEAIPSTRPSPAGETTHIVYSGPYRLTLPVLPSQSTTSITKYSLPFMSALMDLRASPGFPFVSTAMSVLLLHGSHKTSDAFNNYKYASGAFMSSPFTTQQIEVSRWNIDFSLTYIMSTFDATAISSASAYKLGLLPDATPTVQLYCTENILSLPMYTIPDISLSLFDNFIQFGLSRTSHTPAIILSLFLSTPMGLTASFRFSNAFPTEEPLSHGTHEVTEIYTHASDAFIAASQTYRHFVTEDKIKPITMSHIDASLEKKQPHLAYVTESRSKLLGEEFAHGMKWTPDQYAYEALVLSQSAVFSTTRNKSFPTNEFGFYGNSVIKTGMIYSEVVQLDTSHLSLEESFGTKINFQMTGELISKVMEQATIFSNNKIPTETGFYATTSYHGPQDTAILMPTMYRSPQGTGEIKTPLFPLSIGKIYLNII